The proteins below come from a single Salinilacihabitans rarus genomic window:
- a CDS encoding alkaline phosphatase family protein: MSRDRVERSLAERADGDYWFPAYEDYCFSNVPETALSVLDDAFERRLPADVFDGVDLGVDHVVLFLLDGFGYERWTRHRDEHALLSSLADRGTVTPLTSIYPSETAAAITTVHTGLSPVEHGLLGWFQYLESAGRIVQTLPFATLDGDPLAAASPASEATELFGGTPLYGRANDAGIDSYAIQPAKFVDSGYTRATTAGAERIGYDTVADLALSIRRTLEDASGKTYVYAYEPTIDAISHAEGTGGERYRANLGAILDRLRRELVDRLDPAVAERTLLLVTADHGIVDTVPAENVDLTGLDDWPALRGTFRRDAAGEPRLPTGSPRNVHFHVRPDRLAEARGIVEANLDARTFTREEALDRGLFGPGTPSPPFDRRCGDLIAVHRNRGVWWREMASVGMHGGLTREEMLVPFAAARLDALR; encoded by the coding sequence GCGCCGACGGCGACTACTGGTTTCCCGCCTACGAGGACTACTGCTTCTCGAACGTCCCCGAGACGGCGCTGTCGGTCCTCGACGACGCCTTCGAGCGACGCCTCCCCGCGGACGTCTTCGACGGCGTCGACCTCGGCGTCGACCACGTCGTCCTGTTCCTGCTCGACGGCTTCGGCTACGAGCGCTGGACGCGCCACCGGGACGAGCACGCTCTCCTCTCGTCGCTCGCCGACCGCGGGACGGTGACGCCGCTGACGTCGATCTACCCCTCCGAGACGGCCGCCGCGATCACGACGGTCCACACCGGCCTGTCGCCCGTCGAACACGGACTGCTCGGCTGGTTCCAGTACCTCGAGTCGGCGGGACGGATCGTCCAGACGCTCCCGTTCGCGACCCTCGACGGCGATCCGCTCGCGGCGGCGTCGCCGGCGTCCGAGGCGACGGAGCTGTTCGGGGGGACGCCGCTGTACGGCCGGGCGAACGACGCGGGGATCGACTCGTACGCGATCCAGCCCGCGAAATTCGTCGACTCGGGTTACACGCGGGCGACGACCGCCGGCGCGGAGCGGATCGGCTACGACACCGTCGCCGACCTCGCGCTGTCGATCCGGCGGACGCTCGAAGACGCGTCGGGAAAGACGTACGTCTACGCCTACGAGCCGACGATCGACGCGATCTCGCACGCAGAGGGGACGGGCGGCGAGCGGTACCGGGCGAACCTCGGGGCGATCCTCGACCGGCTTCGCCGCGAACTGGTCGACCGCCTCGATCCGGCGGTGGCCGAGCGGACGCTGCTGCTGGTGACGGCCGACCACGGCATCGTCGACACCGTGCCCGCGGAGAACGTCGACCTGACGGGGCTGGACGACTGGCCGGCCCTCCGGGGGACGTTCCGACGCGACGCGGCCGGCGAGCCGCGGCTGCCGACCGGGAGCCCGCGGAACGTCCACTTCCACGTGCGGCCCGACCGGCTGGCGGAGGCCCGCGGGATCGTCGAGGCGAACCTCGACGCGCGTACGTTCACCCGCGAGGAGGCGCTCGACCGCGGGCTGTTCGGGCCGGGGACGCCCTCGCCGCCGTTCGACCGTCGGTGTGGCGACCTGATCGCCGTCCACCGGAACCGCGGCGTCTGGTGGCGGGAGATGGCGTCGGTCGGGATGCACGGCGGGCTCACGCGCGAGGAGATGCTGGTGCCGTTCGCGGCGGCGCGGCTGGACGCGCTGCGGTAG
- a CDS encoding vWA domain-containing protein, which yields MRSNRRRFLGLCAAGAGASLAGCAAPAGRTTGLARGEKVDDWQFDPDALERGGWNVSLSGGGGPETAADGVAVDAEFSASGHEAVGLAAGGAADVSTFRRNVREGYLPTPESVSYEGLFHEYYFDTGGDGACSSLFCPAYTPAVSPDPLSGEPERYLSVGLDSGLSQSAFERPPLNLVIVLDVSGSMSASFSEYYYDEHGNEVEVDEDDPRPKIDVATDALAALTEHLRPDDRLGVVLFNREAHLAKPLRTVGKTDMDAIRDHIREDVVAAGGTNVSAGLKEAEALMAEYEHEAGEEYENRSILLTDAQINAGETDADELGRGLTENAERGHHTTVVGIGVDFNADLIDRLTSIRGANYYSVYTEADFRRRLDDEFEYLMTPLVYDLSLELDADGWEISQVYGTTAADETTGELMRVHTLFPSPRTDGEAKGGVVLVGVEPTGDPTDETLELEASWETRAGERGSTVETVAFPDGEETYGNDAVRKAILLARYADLLKEWAVHEREGEGDAEDGIEPPEPDGLGRWEQRSDPLTVSERYETRFDRFRAHFDEEASAVGDETLERELELLDAILESA from the coding sequence ATGCGATCGAATCGACGACGGTTCCTGGGGCTCTGTGCGGCCGGTGCCGGCGCGTCCCTCGCCGGGTGCGCCGCGCCGGCCGGGCGGACGACCGGCCTCGCGCGCGGCGAGAAGGTCGACGACTGGCAGTTCGACCCCGACGCCCTCGAGCGCGGCGGGTGGAACGTCTCGCTGAGCGGGGGAGGCGGCCCGGAGACCGCCGCGGACGGCGTCGCGGTCGACGCCGAGTTCAGCGCGTCCGGCCACGAGGCCGTCGGCCTCGCGGCCGGCGGCGCCGCCGACGTCTCGACGTTCCGGCGCAACGTCCGTGAGGGCTACCTGCCGACCCCCGAGAGCGTCAGCTACGAGGGACTGTTCCACGAGTACTACTTCGACACCGGCGGCGACGGCGCCTGCTCGTCGCTGTTCTGTCCCGCGTACACGCCCGCCGTGTCGCCCGACCCCCTCTCCGGGGAGCCCGAACGCTACCTCTCGGTCGGCCTCGACTCGGGGCTCTCGCAGTCGGCGTTCGAGCGGCCACCCCTCAACCTCGTGATCGTCCTCGACGTCTCCGGGTCGATGAGCGCCAGTTTCAGCGAGTACTACTACGACGAGCACGGGAACGAGGTGGAGGTCGACGAGGACGATCCGCGGCCGAAGATCGACGTCGCGACGGACGCGCTGGCCGCCCTGACCGAACACCTGCGCCCCGACGACCGCCTCGGCGTCGTCCTGTTCAACCGGGAGGCCCACCTCGCGAAGCCGCTCCGGACGGTCGGGAAGACGGACATGGACGCCATCCGGGACCACATCCGGGAGGACGTCGTCGCCGCCGGCGGCACGAACGTCTCCGCCGGCCTGAAAGAAGCGGAGGCCCTGATGGCCGAGTACGAGCACGAGGCCGGCGAGGAGTACGAGAACCGCTCGATCCTGCTGACCGACGCCCAGATCAACGCCGGCGAGACGGACGCCGACGAACTCGGGCGAGGGCTCACGGAGAACGCAGAGCGGGGCCACCACACCACGGTCGTCGGGATCGGCGTCGACTTCAACGCCGACCTGATCGACCGGCTGACGTCGATCCGCGGCGCGAACTACTACAGCGTCTACACGGAGGCCGACTTCCGGCGGCGCCTCGACGACGAGTTCGAGTACCTGATGACGCCGCTCGTCTACGACCTCTCGCTGGAACTCGACGCCGACGGCTGGGAGATTTCGCAGGTGTACGGCACCACCGCCGCCGACGAGACGACCGGGGAACTCATGCGCGTCCACACGCTGTTCCCCTCGCCCCGAACCGACGGCGAGGCGAAAGGCGGCGTCGTGCTGGTGGGGGTCGAGCCGACCGGCGACCCGACCGACGAGACGCTCGAACTGGAGGCGAGTTGGGAGACCCGCGCCGGCGAGCGGGGCTCGACCGTCGAGACCGTCGCGTTCCCCGACGGCGAGGAGACGTACGGCAACGATGCCGTCCGAAAGGCGATCCTGCTGGCCCGGTACGCCGACCTGCTGAAGGAGTGGGCCGTCCACGAGCGCGAGGGCGAGGGCGACGCCGAGGACGGTATCGAACCGCCCGAACCCGACGGACTGGGGCGGTGGGAACAGCGGTCCGACCCGTTGACCGTCTCCGAGCGCTACGAGACGCGGTTCGACCGTTTCCGGGCCCACTTCGACGAGGAGGCGTCGGCCGTCGGCGACGAGACGCTCGAACGGGAACTCGAACTGCTCGACGCGATCCTCGAATCGGCGTAG
- the aroC gene encoding chorismate synthase, which translates to MNGNRFGRLFQVTTFGESHGEAMGCTVSGCPAGLELSEEEIQADLDRRKPGQSQITTSRGEPDAVSIESGIQDGYTTGTPIGMVIENKDARSGKYEPFVTAPRPSHGDFTYSAKFGTRNWGGGGRSSARETVNWVAAGAIAKKLLALEGVELKAHVNGIGDVEAPDVSFEALKSRSEENDVRCAHPETAERMQELVEEYQREGDSIGGSIYFEARGVPVGLGAPRFDSLSARLGQAMMAVPAATAFEFGLGREAREYAGSERNDDWEFGPDGDPRPAENDHGGIQGGISSGEPIYGEVTLHAPTSIPREQRTVDWETGEVIEDAQVIGRHDPVLPPRGVPVVEAMLALTLVDFMLLSGRINPDRVDGRPGEYDTDYHPSNPRDE; encoded by the coding sequence ATGAACGGCAACCGCTTCGGTCGCCTCTTTCAGGTGACCACGTTCGGCGAGAGCCACGGGGAGGCGATGGGGTGTACCGTCTCGGGGTGTCCGGCGGGTCTCGAACTCTCCGAGGAGGAGATTCAGGCGGACCTCGATCGCAGGAAGCCGGGCCAGTCGCAGATCACGACCAGCCGGGGGGAACCCGACGCGGTCTCGATCGAGTCGGGGATTCAGGACGGCTACACGACGGGGACGCCGATCGGAATGGTGATCGAGAACAAGGACGCCCGCTCGGGCAAGTACGAGCCGTTCGTCACCGCCCCTCGCCCCTCGCACGGCGACTTCACGTACTCGGCGAAGTTCGGCACCCGAAACTGGGGCGGCGGCGGGCGCTCCTCCGCGCGCGAGACGGTCAACTGGGTGGCCGCGGGCGCCATCGCGAAGAAGCTACTGGCGCTGGAGGGGGTCGAACTCAAGGCCCACGTCAACGGGATCGGCGACGTCGAGGCCCCCGACGTGTCCTTCGAGGCGCTCAAATCCCGCAGCGAGGAGAACGACGTTCGCTGTGCCCACCCCGAGACCGCAGAACGGATGCAGGAACTCGTCGAGGAGTACCAGCGGGAGGGCGACTCCATCGGCGGGTCGATCTACTTCGAGGCCCGCGGCGTCCCCGTCGGCCTCGGGGCGCCGCGGTTCGACTCGCTGTCCGCCCGACTCGGGCAGGCGATGATGGCGGTCCCCGCGGCGACGGCCTTCGAGTTCGGCCTCGGACGCGAGGCCCGCGAGTACGCGGGGTCCGAGCGCAACGACGACTGGGAGTTCGGCCCCGACGGCGACCCCAGACCCGCCGAGAACGACCACGGCGGCATTCAGGGCGGGATCTCCTCGGGCGAACCGATCTACGGCGAGGTGACCCTGCACGCGCCGACGTCGATCCCCAGAGAACAGCGGACGGTCGACTGGGAGACCGGCGAAGTGATCGAGGACGCACAGGTGATCGGCCGCCACGACCCGGTCCTGCCGCCGCGGGGGGTACCCGTCGTCGAGGCGATGCTCGCGCTGACGCTCGTCGACTTCATGTTGCTGTCCGGACGGATCAACCCCGACCGCGTCGACGGCCGGCCCGGCGAGTACGACACCGATTACCACCCGAGCAACCCCCGGGACGAGTAG
- a CDS encoding 2-oxoacid:acceptor oxidoreductase subunit alpha encodes MSDDELIWRIAGGSGDGIDSTSQNFAKALMRSGLDVFTHRHYPSRIRGGHTYVEIRAAGHEVQSRGDGYNFLLALGDSFARNPQEEAYYGNEEIKPLSENLDELREGGVIVYDSGLLDEEEVADLDLEARAEENGWHVFPVDLRSLAKEHGREVMRNTAGVGVTAALLEMDLEHIENLMEDAMPEKILEPNLEILHDAYDLVEEEFDTDHELRIPGGEHDEEQALLSGSNAIAYGAIDAGCRFISGYPMTPWTDVFTILSQNFPDMGGVAEQVEDEIAAAALAVGASHAGAKAMSGSSGGGFALMSEPLGLAEMTETPIVLVEAMRAGPSTGMPTKPEQGDLEHVLYTSQGDSSRVVFAPGTVAEAYEQTRTAFEIAYDYQIPSIVIYDQKLSGENTNVPVSFFDREPAPDLGSTLSEAELKEAAHDASGKFKRFNYADAEDGVAPRSLPGQKGGRYLATGNEHSPVGHISEDPDNRVYQMERRLEKLEHIREDLDERESNQTYFGDEGADFGIVTWGTSQGAVEEAVERLNAQGHAVKGVGVSDMMPFPETEMVEFLESVDQAMVVEMNATAQFRGLIQKELGRFGEKLTSLLKYNGNPFEPAEIVEGYELNVEGSDEEPTAQVRIEPAAGD; translated from the coding sequence ATGAGCGACGATGAACTCATCTGGCGAATCGCAGGCGGTTCCGGCGACGGAATCGACTCGACGAGCCAGAACTTCGCGAAGGCCCTGATGCGTTCGGGTCTGGACGTCTTCACCCACCGGCACTATCCGTCGCGGATTCGCGGTGGCCACACGTACGTCGAGATCCGCGCGGCGGGCCACGAGGTACAGTCACGGGGCGACGGCTACAACTTCCTGCTGGCGCTGGGCGACTCGTTCGCCCGCAACCCACAGGAGGAGGCCTACTACGGCAACGAGGAGATCAAGCCGCTCTCGGAGAACCTCGACGAACTCCGCGAAGGCGGGGTCATCGTCTACGACTCCGGGCTCCTCGACGAGGAGGAGGTCGCCGACCTCGACCTCGAGGCGCGCGCCGAGGAGAACGGCTGGCACGTCTTCCCCGTCGACCTCCGCTCGCTGGCGAAAGAGCACGGCCGCGAGGTCATGCGCAACACCGCGGGCGTGGGGGTCACGGCGGCGCTGCTCGAGATGGACCTCGAGCACATCGAGAACCTGATGGAGGACGCGATGCCGGAGAAGATCCTCGAACCGAACCTCGAGATCCTCCACGACGCCTACGACCTCGTCGAGGAGGAGTTCGACACCGACCACGAACTCCGGATCCCCGGGGGCGAACACGACGAGGAGCAGGCGCTGCTGTCGGGGTCGAACGCCATCGCCTACGGCGCGATCGACGCCGGCTGTCGGTTCATCTCCGGCTACCCGATGACGCCGTGGACGGACGTGTTCACCATCCTCAGCCAGAACTTCCCCGACATGGGCGGCGTCGCCGAACAGGTCGAGGACGAGATCGCCGCGGCCGCGCTCGCCGTGGGCGCGAGCCACGCCGGCGCGAAGGCCATGTCCGGCTCCTCGGGCGGCGGGTTCGCGCTGATGAGCGAACCGCTCGGCCTCGCGGAGATGACCGAGACGCCGATCGTGCTCGTCGAGGCGATGCGGGCCGGCCCCTCGACGGGGATGCCGACCAAACCCGAGCAGGGCGACCTCGAACACGTCCTCTACACGAGTCAGGGCGACTCCTCGCGGGTCGTCTTCGCGCCCGGCACCGTCGCCGAGGCCTACGAGCAGACCCGCACCGCCTTCGAGATCGCCTACGACTACCAGATCCCGTCGATCGTCATCTACGACCAGAAGCTGTCGGGCGAGAACACGAACGTCCCGGTCAGCTTCTTCGACCGCGAGCCCGCCCCGGACCTCGGCTCGACGCTCTCCGAGGCGGAACTCAAGGAGGCCGCCCACGACGCCTCCGGCAAGTTCAAGCGCTTCAACTACGCCGACGCCGAGGACGGCGTCGCACCGCGCTCGCTGCCCGGCCAGAAGGGCGGGCGCTACCTCGCGACGGGTAACGAGCACAGCCCCGTCGGCCACATCAGCGAGGACCCGGACAACCGGGTCTACCAGATGGAACGCCGTCTCGAGAAGCTCGAACACATCCGCGAGGACCTCGACGAGCGCGAGTCGAACCAGACGTACTTCGGCGACGAGGGCGCCGACTTCGGCATCGTCACGTGGGGGACCTCACAGGGCGCCGTCGAGGAGGCCGTCGAGCGCTTGAACGCGCAGGGACACGCCGTAAAAGGCGTCGGCGTCTCCGACATGATGCCGTTCCCCGAGACCGAGATGGTCGAGTTCCTCGAGAGCGTCGACCAGGCGATGGTCGTCGAGATGAACGCCACCGCGCAGTTCCGCGGGCTGATCCAGAAGGAACTCGGCCGCTTCGGCGAGAAGCTGACCAGCCTGCTGAAGTACAACGGGAACCCGTTCGAACCCGCCGAGATCGTCGAAGGGTACGAGCTCAACGTCGAGGGTTCGGACGAGGAGCCGACCGCACAGGTGCGGATCGAACCCGCCGCAGGAGACTAA
- a CDS encoding thiamine pyrophosphate-dependent enzyme — MSAFSAIGEERDIDRDEFTPGVEPQPTWCPGCGDFGVLKALKQALPEVGKSPEEVLTVTGIGCSGKLNSYLDTYGFHTIHGRPLPVARAAKLANPELEVVAAGGDGDGYGIGGNHFIHTARENHDVTYIVFNNEVFGLTKGQTSPTSPKGHKSKTQPQGSAKSPIRPLSLSLNAGATYVARTAAVNPNQAKEIIKEAIEHDGFAHIDFLTQCPTWNKDARQYVPYIDVQESDDYDFDVTDRREAQEMMFETENALYEGEVLTGRYYVDEESPSYEEEKLGLGELPEQPLAERYFDDDAEWERSYDLLDRHK, encoded by the coding sequence ATGAGTGCATTCAGTGCAATCGGAGAAGAACGCGACATCGACCGTGACGAGTTCACGCCCGGTGTCGAGCCCCAGCCGACCTGGTGTCCGGGCTGTGGCGACTTCGGCGTCCTCAAGGCGCTGAAGCAGGCCCTCCCGGAAGTCGGAAAGTCGCCGGAGGAAGTGCTGACGGTGACGGGCATCGGCTGTTCGGGCAAGCTGAACAGCTACCTCGACACGTACGGCTTCCACACCATCCACGGCCGCCCGCTGCCGGTCGCCCGCGCCGCGAAGCTGGCAAACCCCGAACTCGAGGTCGTCGCCGCCGGCGGCGACGGCGACGGCTACGGCATCGGCGGCAACCACTTCATCCACACGGCCCGGGAGAACCACGACGTCACCTACATCGTGTTCAACAACGAGGTCTTCGGCCTGACGAAAGGCCAGACCTCGCCGACGAGTCCGAAGGGCCACAAGTCGAAGACCCAGCCACAGGGCAGCGCGAAGTCGCCGATTCGCCCGCTGTCGCTGTCGCTGAACGCCGGCGCGACCTACGTCGCACGCACGGCCGCGGTCAACCCGAATCAGGCCAAAGAGATCATCAAGGAGGCCATCGAGCACGACGGCTTCGCCCACATCGACTTCCTCACCCAGTGTCCGACGTGGAACAAGGACGCCCGCCAGTACGTCCCGTACATCGACGTCCAGGAGTCCGACGACTACGACTTCGACGTCACCGACCGCCGGGAGGCCCAGGAGATGATGTTCGAGACCGAGAACGCCCTCTACGAGGGCGAGGTTCTCACGGGTCGTTACTACGTCGACGAGGAGAGCCCCTCCTACGAGGAGGAGAAGCTGGGACTGGGCGAACTGCCCGAGCAGCCCCTGGCCGAGCGCTACTTCGACGACGACGCCGAGTGGGAGCGTAGCTACGACCTGCTCGACCGCCACAAGTAA
- the lrpA1 gene encoding HTH-type transcriptional regulator LrpA1, giving the protein MSSRSTQDRILEVLEEDAQASYAEIASRADVSKPTVRKYINKLEDEGVIVGYSADVDPKKLSSQTIALVGIDVASERYVEATKELKELPEIEALYSSSGDHMLMAEVRAADGDELGEIISNRILEIEGVTAAHPSFLQERLK; this is encoded by the coding sequence ATGAGCAGCCGTTCCACGCAGGATCGCATCCTCGAGGTGCTCGAAGAGGATGCGCAAGCCTCCTACGCCGAGATCGCGAGTCGGGCCGACGTCTCGAAACCCACGGTCCGCAAGTACATCAACAAACTCGAAGACGAGGGGGTCATCGTCGGCTACTCCGCCGACGTCGATCCGAAGAAGCTCTCCAGCCAGACCATCGCGCTCGTGGGGATCGACGTCGCCAGCGAGCGCTACGTCGAGGCGACGAAGGAACTCAAGGAACTCCCCGAGATCGAGGCGCTGTACAGCTCCAGTGGCGACCACATGCTGATGGCCGAGGTACGTGCCGCCGACGGCGACGAACTCGGCGAGATCATCTCGAACCGGATCCTCGAGATCGAAGGCGTCACCGCCGCCCACCCCTCGTTCCTCCAGGAGCGGCTCAAGTGA
- a CDS encoding SRPBCC family protein, with product MPTYERVTTVSAPLESVWEFHSRLSGLEALTPAWMRLRVEAAVGPDGERDPDVLAAGSEVDLSVRPFGIGPRQGWTSVITERERADGAAYFRDEMVYGPFDRWEHTHAFYADGDRTVVRDRVEYELPLGGLGEAVGPLATLGFEPMFRHRHRATREALEGPDA from the coding sequence ATGCCGACCTACGAGCGCGTGACGACCGTCAGCGCCCCGCTCGAATCCGTCTGGGAGTTTCACTCGCGACTCTCGGGGCTGGAGGCGCTGACGCCCGCGTGGATGCGGCTGCGCGTCGAGGCGGCGGTCGGCCCCGACGGCGAGCGCGACCCCGACGTGCTCGCGGCCGGATCGGAGGTCGACCTCTCGGTCCGGCCGTTCGGGATCGGCCCGCGACAGGGGTGGACCTCGGTCATCACCGAGCGCGAGCGCGCCGACGGCGCGGCGTACTTCCGCGACGAGATGGTCTACGGCCCCTTCGATCGCTGGGAGCACACCCACGCCTTCTACGCCGACGGCGACCGGACGGTCGTCCGCGACCGCGTCGAGTACGAACTGCCCCTCGGCGGCCTCGGCGAGGCGGTCGGCCCGCTCGCCACGCTGGGGTTCGAGCCGATGTTTCGCCACCGCCACCGGGCCACGAGGGAGGCTCTCGAAGGCCCCGACGCCTGA
- a CDS encoding nitrous oxide reductase accessory protein NosL: MTGTDRRRFAAAVGATVAGALAGCFGGSGGTDSDGLDGSDDSDAKRLESVFFEYPGDGPVEVGDSYNCPVCSMTAADYPDWNAQLVHGDGTGVFCDTTGCAFAYYVAPAYYDGPDAPIDRLWVTDFETGDFVDGAEASFVLVRDGGVLDDPMRINPRPFADPETAREYAEGYEHEDLDEDDVVDLTDVDYEVAAIYRGRRLPPRG; the protein is encoded by the coding sequence ATGACCGGCACGGACAGGCGGCGGTTCGCGGCGGCGGTCGGCGCGACCGTCGCGGGCGCGCTCGCCGGGTGTTTCGGCGGCTCCGGGGGGACGGATTCGGACGGCCTCGACGGCTCCGACGACTCCGACGCCAAGCGACTCGAATCCGTCTTCTTCGAGTACCCGGGCGACGGCCCGGTCGAGGTCGGAGACAGCTACAACTGTCCGGTCTGTAGCATGACGGCGGCGGACTACCCCGACTGGAACGCGCAACTCGTCCACGGGGACGGCACCGGCGTCTTCTGTGACACCACCGGCTGCGCCTTCGCCTACTACGTCGCCCCGGCGTACTACGACGGCCCCGACGCGCCGATCGACCGCCTCTGGGTCACCGACTTCGAGACGGGCGACTTCGTCGACGGCGCCGAGGCGTCGTTCGTCCTCGTGCGCGACGGGGGCGTCCTCGACGACCCGATGCGGATCAACCCGCGCCCGTTCGCCGACCCCGAGACCGCTCGCGAGTACGCCGAGGGCTACGAGCACGAGGACCTCGACGAGGACGACGTCGTCGACCTCACGGACGTCGACTACGAGGTGGCCGCGATCTACCGCGGCCGCCGCCTCCCGCCGCGGGGGTGA
- a CDS encoding NAD(P)/FAD-dependent oxidoreductase → MTHVAIVGGGPAGLSAALFAAKNGLEATVFDTDDTWMHRAHLYNYLGIESEDGTAFVADAREQVEAFGAERRQGEAVTDIERARDGFLLETDDGEYEADYVVVATGTDRDLLEGLGCDTTAEGTIAVDIDMETSVDGVYAVGAVARAQKWQAVISAGDGAAAALDVLSKEKGERFHDFDTPDAAE, encoded by the coding sequence ATGACGCACGTGGCAATCGTCGGCGGCGGCCCCGCCGGCCTGAGCGCGGCGCTGTTCGCCGCGAAGAACGGCCTCGAGGCGACCGTCTTCGACACCGACGACACCTGGATGCACAGGGCGCACCTGTACAACTACCTCGGCATCGAGAGCGAGGACGGGACGGCGTTCGTGGCGGACGCCCGCGAGCAGGTCGAGGCGTTCGGCGCCGAGCGGCGACAGGGCGAGGCGGTGACGGACATCGAGCGGGCCAGGGACGGTTTCCTCCTCGAAACCGACGACGGCGAGTACGAGGCCGACTACGTCGTCGTCGCGACGGGGACGGACCGGGACCTCCTCGAAGGGCTCGGCTGCGATACGACCGCGGAGGGAACGATCGCCGTCGACATCGACATGGAGACGAGCGTCGACGGCGTCTACGCCGTGGGAGCGGTCGCCCGCGCCCAGAAGTGGCAGGCGGTCATCTCCGCGGGCGACGGCGCCGCGGCCGCCCTCGACGTGCTGAGCAAGGAGAAAGGCGAGCGGTTCCACGACTTCGATACGCCCGACGCCGCGGAGTGA
- a CDS encoding DMT family transporter has product MHARSRSDSDLEVTPAVALAFAVFAASTSAVLVRWSEAPSSVAAFYRVLFTTAIVAPVAFVRHPGEFARLERRDLGVAVVAGVALAVHFAAWFESLNHTSVAASVTIVQTQPIFVALGAALVLGERVSRETVVGLVVAIAGAAAMSLGDAGEAPLSDATPYGNSLALLGAITVAGYVLAGRSIRQRVSLFPYVTVVYSACALALFVLVGAGDHAYLAYPPREWVLFLAMAVGPGVFGHTVVNWTLKYLESVVVSVAWLGEPVGATLLALVLLAEVPDAITVVGGVVVLAGIYVTTVERERRQPDVEVEADPPEDA; this is encoded by the coding sequence GTGCACGCGCGCTCGCGATCGGACTCGGACCTCGAAGTGACGCCCGCGGTGGCGCTCGCGTTCGCCGTCTTCGCCGCGAGCACGAGCGCCGTCCTCGTCCGCTGGAGCGAGGCGCCGAGTTCCGTCGCCGCCTTCTACCGGGTGCTGTTCACGACGGCCATCGTCGCGCCGGTCGCGTTCGTCCGCCACCCCGGCGAGTTCGCCCGCCTCGAACGCCGCGACCTCGGCGTCGCCGTCGTCGCGGGCGTCGCGCTCGCGGTCCACTTCGCCGCGTGGTTCGAGAGCCTCAACCACACGAGCGTCGCCGCGAGCGTGACCATCGTCCAGACCCAGCCCATCTTCGTCGCGCTGGGGGCGGCGCTCGTGCTCGGCGAGCGCGTGAGCCGCGAGACCGTCGTCGGACTGGTCGTCGCCATCGCGGGCGCCGCCGCGATGTCGCTCGGCGACGCCGGCGAGGCGCCGCTCTCGGACGCGACGCCGTACGGCAACTCGCTCGCGCTTTTGGGCGCGATCACCGTCGCGGGCTACGTCCTCGCGGGGCGGTCGATCCGCCAGCGGGTCTCGCTGTTCCCGTACGTGACCGTCGTCTACTCGGCCTGTGCGCTCGCGCTGTTCGTCCTCGTCGGCGCGGGGGACCACGCCTACCTCGCCTACCCGCCGCGGGAGTGGGTGCTCTTCCTCGCGATGGCCGTCGGCCCCGGCGTCTTCGGTCACACCGTCGTCAACTGGACGCTGAAGTACCTCGAATCGGTGGTCGTGAGCGTCGCGTGGCTGGGCGAACCCGTCGGCGCGACGCTGCTCGCGCTCGTCCTGCTGGCGGAGGTCCCGGACGCGATCACGGTCGTCGGCGGGGTCGTCGTCCTCGCGGGCATCTACGTGACGACGGTCGAGCGCGAGCGCCGGCAGCCGGACGTCGAGGTCGAGGCGGACCCGCCGGAGGACGCCTGA